One segment of Erigeron canadensis isolate Cc75 chromosome 2, C_canadensis_v1, whole genome shotgun sequence DNA contains the following:
- the LOC122586688 gene encoding pentatricopeptide repeat-containing protein At3g49240, mitochondrial, with amino-acid sequence MALSKPIFINHLKTLLKSHHHFRPITIPLRHLSFATPEDAAAERRRRKRRLRIEPPLNALRSNTQSQSPSPRPSPAQNPNPNAPKIPEHVSALSGNRLNLHNRILKLIRENDLQEAVLLTRHSVYSNCKPTIFTCNAVMNGCLRQAKYAELLNLHRFITQAAIAANVVTYNLVISTYMECKKTDTAMEHYKQLIENAPFDPNVSTFRIVVKGLVDNGKLDKGLEIKDEMLGKGVDPDPVVYSYLMSGYAKNGNHDGIFELFEELKEKVGGFVENGVVYGSVMNGYFLKGMEKEAMECFEEVMGEGSKVKMSAIAYNSVLDALFKNGKFDEAVKLFDRMLEEHSPPKVLAVNLGSYNVVVDGYCAEKRFDDAVNVFNSMWEKRCHPDTLSYNNLIDQLCENGMLGKAEEVYNGMSEKGVSPDEYTFVVLMDTCFKEDRPDDAAAYFKTMVEAKLRPNLGVYNRLIDGLVKVGKIDEAKSFFDMMVPKLRMDDDSYKFIMKALFDIKKHDEVLETIGKMLREDPLDFSDELQEFVREELSKEEREEDLVQLMADIEREKAEAAAKAAEEAERAKASARAAVSSLLPSKLFGNKDEAENENDDENGDQKDVADGEVVEENDASSR; translated from the coding sequence ATGGCTCTTTCAAAACCCATTTTCATCAATCACTTAAAAACCCTTCTCAAATCTCACCACCATTTCCGTCCAATCACCATCCCTCTCCGCCACCTCTCTTTCGCCACACCTGAAGACGCCGCCGCCGAACGCCGCCGCCGTAAACGCCGTCTCCGTATCGAACCACCACTCAATGCTCTCCGTTCCAACACCCAATCCCAATCCCCATCCCCTCGCCCTTCCCCTGctcaaaaccctaaccctaatgcCCCCAAAATCCCCGAACACGTTTCCGCTTTATCCGGAAACCGGCTTAATCTACACAACAGAATCTTGAAACTGATCCGTGAAAATGATCTCCAAGAAGCTGTTTTGTTGACTCGGCATTCGGTTTATTCGAACTGTAAGCCGACTATTTTTACTTGTAATGCTGTTATGAATGGTTGTTTACGACAGGCGAAATACGCCGAACTTTTGAATTTACATAGGTTCATTACCCAGGCTGCAATTGCTGCTAATGTGGTTACTTATAATCTTGTGATTAGTACTTATATGGAATGTAAAAAAACCGATACTGCAATGGAGCATTATAAACAGTTGATTGAAAATGCCCCGTTTGATCCGAATGTTAGTACTTTTAGGATTGTGGTTAAAGGGTTGGTTGATAATGGGAAATTGGATAAAGGGTTGGAGATTAAAGATGAGATGTTAGGAAAAGGGGTTGATCCCGACCCGGTTGTGTATAGTTATTTGATGTCGGGGTATGCTAAGAACGGTAACCATGATGGAATTTTCGAGCTTTTTGAGGAGTTGAAAGAGAAAGTTGGTGGCTTTGTGGAAAACGGGGTTGTTTATGGGAGTGTTATGAATGGGTATTTCTTGAAAGGAATGGAGAAGGAGGCGATGGAGTGTTTTGAAGAAGTTATGGGTGAGGGTTCGAAGGTTAAAATGAGTGCCATTGCGTATAATTCGGTTTTGGATGCTTTGTTTAAGAATGGGAAGTTTGACGAGGCGGTTAAGTTGTTTGATAGAATGTTGGAAGAACATAGCCCGCCTAAGGTGTTGGCGGTTAATTTAGGGAGTTATAATGTGGTGGTGGATGGGTATTGTGCCGAGAAGAGGTTTGATGATGCGGTTAACGTGTTTAACAGTATGTGGGAGAAACGGTGTCATCCTGATACTCTTTCGTATAATAATTTGATTGATCAGTTGTGTGAGAATGGGATGTTGGGTAAAGCGGAGGAAGTTTATAATGGTATGAGTGAGAAAGGGGTGAGTCCGGATGAGTATACTTTTGTTGTGTTGATGGATACTTGCTTTAAAGAAGATCGCCCTGATGATGCAGCTGCATATTTCAAGACTATGGTTGAAGCTAAACTGAGGCCGAATCTAGGAGTTTATAATCGGTTGATTGATGGGTTGGTAAAAGTTgggaagattgacgaggcaaaaTCGTTTTTTGATATGATGGTGCCGAAGCTGAGGATGGATGATGATAGTTATAAGTTTATAATGAAAGCATTATTTGATATTAAGAAACATGATGAAGTTCTCGAGACTATTGGTAAGATGTTGAGGGAGGATCCTTTGGATTTTTCTGATGAGTTGCAGGAGTTTGTAAGAGAGGAGCTTAGcaaagaagaaagagaggaaGATTTGGTGCAGTTGATGGCAGATATTGAGCGAGAAAAGGCAGAGGCTGCTGCTAAAGCAGCTGAAGAAGCAGAGAGAGCGAAAGCTAGTGCACGAGCTGCTGTTTCTTCTTTGTTGCCGTCTAAGCTTTTTGGTAATAAAGATGAGGCAGAGAACGAGAATGATGATGAGAATGGTGATCAGAAGGATGTAGCAGATGGTGAGGTGGTGGAAGAGAATGATGCATCGTCCAGGTAA